The genomic stretch TCGGCCTCCTTCCACCGGCGAGCCCGGGGAACGTCGTCCTCACCGGCTCGGAGGCGGGCGCGCCGACCCTCTATGCCGCGGCCGAAAGCGGCGGATGGAAGCTCTATCGATCGTCCGACGGCGGGTGGACGTGGACGTACCGGCACGACATTCACGACTTCTGGGAGACGCTGTGCGCCTCGATCGCCGATCCGAATCTCGTCCTTTTCGCGGGGGTCGAGATGTGGCGCTCGACCGACGGGGGCGACGCTTTCGCCAAGGTGAACAACTGGTGGGATTACTACGGCGACCCCCTCACGAAGCTTCACGCCGACTTCCCGGGAACCGACTGCGTGTGGGGGCCCTCCGGCGAAATCTTTTATATATCAACGGACGGCGGACTCTACCGGAGCGACGACGGGGTGGCCCGTGTGACCAACATCTCGCTCGAGTACCTCGGCGTGAGCCAGTACTACAGCACGCTCACGAGCGTGAACGACCCCTCGCTCATCCTCGCGGGATCCCAGGATCAGGGCTATCAGAGGAGCCTCGGCGAGGCGATCGGGACGTGGCGCGATTTCGATCAGCTGTGGAGCGGCGACTACGGGCATCTCACTTCCACCGACGGAAGCCACAATCGCGTCTACTCGGTCTATCCCGGCTTCTTCCTCATCCAGAAGGGGGAGACGAACCCGGTCCTTTCCTCGATCGACTTCCCCGCGGGGGAATCGTACTCCTGGATGCCCTTCATCCTCGCCGACCCGGAGGATTCGCTCGCGTTCTTCTTCTCGGCGAGGCGCCTGCATCTTTACCGGGTGGGAACGCACGGCTGGTCCTCCACCGTCTCGGCCCAGGATTTCACCGTGCACGGCGGCGCGTACCTCACCGCCCTCGGGATCTCGCCGGTCGATACGGATCGCCGGATCGCGGTGACGAACTCGGGCATCGTTTGGTACTCGACGGACGGCGGCGCGGCTTGGAGCGTCTCCCCCGACAACGGCCCCTCGGCCCACTACTTCTACGGAACGGCGGTCGCGTTTTCGCCGACGGATCCCGAGGTCGCCTTCCTCGGCGGGAGCGGGTACAGCGGACCCGCGGTCTATCGGACCGAGGACGGCGGGATCACGTGGGACCCGGCGAGCGACGGCCTCCCCTCGACGCTCGTCTACGGGCTCGCGTTCGAGGACCCGTCCGGGGGCCCGCTCTACGCCGCGGCCGAGGCGGGGCCGTATCGGCGCGATCCCGCGACCGGCCTCTGGGAGGCGATCGGCGCGGCCGACGCGCCTCTCACGACCTACTGGTGCGTCGAGGCGGTCCCTGCGGCGAGCGTGATGCGCTTCGGGACCTACGGGCGCGGGATTTGGGACTACGACACAGGCGTACAGAGCGCGGTCGCTTCCGCGGAGAACGACGCGCACGCAGCCTCCGCTCTCGAGAGCTTTCCGAACCCGTTCAACGCGGCGGCGACGATTCGTTTTTATCTAAAGGACAGCGGGCCGTTCACGCTCGCGATCTACGAAGCCTCGGGCCGTCGCGTCCGTCTTCTCGCGTCGGAAAGCCGCGCGGCGGGCGAGCACGAGATCGTCTGGGACGGAACGAGCGACCGAGGGATGGGCGCCGCGAGCGGGGTCTACACGGCGCGGCTCGAGAGCGGAGGACGCGCGTGGACCCGCCGGATGGTTCTCGCGCGATAGGCGAAGCCTCTTCCTATCCGCGGCGATCGACCGCCCGATCGTCCGAGAAGATCCGCATCGCGCGCCATCTCCCCGAGCGATACCGATAGAACGTCCCCGCGGCCATCAGGAGATAGCTCGCGCACCCCGCGATCCAGGCATCGAGAACGCCGCCCCCCCTTGCCTCCACCATGTAGTAGGTCACAGGAACGAAGAAG from Candidatus Eisenbacteria bacterium encodes the following:
- a CDS encoding T9SS type A sorting domain-containing protein, which produces MKRYAPFLLAGLFSALALLFVLAPRGARNYPAPTEHTLDEDAERRNRTLRRAWIEEMHRAAPDVDWRAIERANGAERQRVRNETPRPRISLWTELGSRNLAGRMHAAALSASGDSLYGGSSRGGVWKASLNGEGWRPLGDNLFGGSHGIAVAAGPPEIVTSITDDGLLHYTDDGGATWLVPAGPEPDLTQCKRVLSDPGTPNRVYLLARKDATSSKLWRSDDGGRTYTRIARLGPNPADIWIDRVSGGSLYLLSTNRLLRTDDAGASWDTLGLLPPASPGNVVLTGSEAGAPTLYAAAESGGWKLYRSSDGGWTWTYRHDIHDFWETLCASIADPNLVLFAGVEMWRSTDGGDAFAKVNNWWDYYGDPLTKLHADFPGTDCVWGPSGEIFYISTDGGLYRSDDGVARVTNISLEYLGVSQYYSTLTSVNDPSLILAGSQDQGYQRSLGEAIGTWRDFDQLWSGDYGHLTSTDGSHNRVYSVYPGFFLIQKGETNPVLSSIDFPAGESYSWMPFILADPEDSLAFFFSARRLHLYRVGTHGWSSTVSAQDFTVHGGAYLTALGISPVDTDRRIAVTNSGIVWYSTDGGAAWSVSPDNGPSAHYFYGTAVAFSPTDPEVAFLGGSGYSGPAVYRTEDGGITWDPASDGLPSTLVYGLAFEDPSGGPLYAAAEAGPYRRDPATGLWEAIGAADAPLTTYWCVEAVPAASVMRFGTYGRGIWDYDTGVQSAVASAENDAHAASALESFPNPFNAAATIRFYLKDSGPFTLAIYEASGRRVRLLASESRAAGEHEIVWDGTSDRGMGAASGVYTARLESGGRAWTRRMVLAR